Below is a genomic region from Nitrospirota bacterium.
ACCCATGTTCGGTGAGCGCTATGAGCGAACAAGAGAACAATAAAATTACCCGGGAACAGGAGAAAGAGATCAACAATATTTTAATAGACAGCTCGCTCTACTTGAGCATGTCTATGGCAGAGAGACAAAAGCTGTTACACTATCTCGTGTCGTCTTACTTTAATTTTCTGCCAGTTGAAAACAGTCGGGCCCTTCCCACGGCAATGCAAACCGGATCGGCGATGTAAACCAATACGGGTTACGTCTTGCCTTTGGGAAATGAGTATATCAAAAGTGCCTCGTACCGTGAAAATGGTTTGGCCTAAATGGGCAATACGCCTCTAACCATACTCTCGGGCCCGAACCATTTGCCTCCCTTAATGTCGGAAGCTTTTTTATTATTACCGCTTCCGACATTTTTATTTTTCATGCCTGGCTGTTCCTTTCAGCGAATAATGCATGCCGCTCCCGGTTGCCTGTCGGATAAAAATCGCGAGACACATACGGTCTTGATTCATCCCTTGTTGCCGAAGACCGCTGACCGCATTTGAATGCACCGCTCAAATAAACGAAACAGAGCGCGCAGCCGCGGCGATGACAAAGAATCTGTCGATATTTGACTTCTTGTCAGCCGGGAAAACGAAGAATCCCGGCCGGCCCGCTTGATAGCCCTGGGTCGTTCCGACCAATTTTTCTCCGTCCTTGAAAATTACCTGTATCTTTTTCCCCATAACCGGCTGTGACGCGTCGAATGTTTTCTGTTCGTTATAATGACGATCCCCCACAAAGTCTTTCACAAAAAATATCGCTTTTAATTCCTTAAGGTGAACATCAAGGGGCTTGAAACCCGGTGGAGCGTCCAGAGGAACAAGATGGAAGGAGTCTTTATTGGGCGTGAAATTGTTGGTGAAGCCCTTCGACACGCGGCCATCCAGATATCGCACAACGATCTTATTCTGTATCATAACTTTCCTTTCTTCGGGACTTGATGAGCCTCCGCTTGCCGTCATTGATGACGATCAGAATGTCCTGGCTGGGCGCGATGTTGTAGCGGGGCGGATATTCAATATCCCAGTCAGCGATCCCGAACATCTTCGCGATGATCTCAATGGCGCTATGCACCTCAAATCGTCCGCACATATACAGACACCATAACCTGTTGAAAGTATAACATGTTGATACAATCACGTAAAGAAATTCCGAAAACCCTTGACAGGTGAACGTTCGTTCACTTATACTCTATCCATGCCGTCACCAATCGTCAAGGAAGAGAAACACCGCGCCCGCATCCGGGACCTTGCCCGTTTCCAGCAGAAGAACGGCAGAATGCCCAGTTTCTCAGAGCTCGGCAAGATAACCGGTCTGCGGTCAAAAAACTCGGTATTCAAGCTCGTAGGCAGGCTGGAGAAGCTCAAGGTCCTGGAGCGGGACAAGACCGGCAGGCTGATCGCAGGTTCAATTGCCTGCCCTCTCAAGGTTCTGGGAACTGTCGAGGCAGGGTTCCCCTCTCCCGCGGAAGAAGAGCTGGTTGATACCCTCTCCCTTGATGATTTCCTGATCCAGAACCGGGAGGCAACCTTTTTGCTCAAGGTATCCGGCGATTCCATGTCCGGCGCGGGGATCCTTCCGGGTGATATGGTCATTGTCGATAAAGGCCGGACGCCAAAGAGCGGCGATATCGTGATCGCCCAGGTGGATGGTGAATGGACGATGAAGTATCTCCGAAAACGCGGAGACAGCATTACCCTCGTACCCGCAAACCCCAAGTACCAGCCTATCAAGCCGAAGCGTGAGCTCAAAATATCCGGGGTCGTGACAGCGGTGGTGAGGAAGTACAAATAGGGCAAGACCCAAAAGACATTAGTCTCACACGGAGCCACGAAGCCACGAAGGAAACCTGAGAAAACTTCACCTCTTTGTAGCGTTGTGTGAGAATAAATCCTTTGCTTAAAAAGCATCGTCATTGATTGAAAAAACCAAGGAATGCTTTTCTTCTTCGTGGCTTCGTGGCTCCGTGTGAGAACAAATCTTTTGCTTTGTAATGAATTGCACAAGAAAGGCGGAACTCGCAAATGACCGCACAAGACCAGGTTGGAATGACTGAGAACGAAATAGGAAAAATCATTGTGAACTGTGCAGTGCGGCTTCACATGGAACTGGGACCAGGACTGCTCGAAACTGTATACGAAATACTTCTCGTGCATTTGCTTCAAGAAGCCAGTTTGAAGGTTGAAAGACAGATTCCCATCCCTATACAATTCCGTGGAGTTCAATTCGACGAGGGTTTCCGCGCAGATGTCGTCGTGGAAGACAAGGTCATTCTCGAACTGAAGTCGGTTGAACGCGTCAGCAAAGCGCACAAGAAACAAGTTCTCACTTATCTTAAACTGACAGGCAAAAAAC
It encodes:
- a CDS encoding SOS response-associated peptidase, producing the protein MCGRFEVHSAIEIIAKMFGIADWDIEYPPRYNIAPSQDILIVINDGKRRLIKSRRKESYDTE
- the lexA gene encoding transcriptional repressor LexA, with the translated sequence MPSPIVKEEKHRARIRDLARFQQKNGRMPSFSELGKITGLRSKNSVFKLVGRLEKLKVLERDKTGRLIAGSIACPLKVLGTVEAGFPSPAEEELVDTLSLDDFLIQNREATFLLKVSGDSMSGAGILPGDMVIVDKGRTPKSGDIVIAQVDGEWTMKYLRKRGDSITLVPANPKYQPIKPKRELKISGVVTAVVRKYK
- a CDS encoding GxxExxY protein — encoded protein: MTENEIGKIIVNCAVRLHMELGPGLLETVYEILLVHLLQEASLKVERQIPIPIQFRGVQFDEGFRADVVVEDKVILELKSVERVSKAHKKQVLTYLKLTGKKLGYLLNFGEGMMKDGISRVLNGQVT